From the Thermodesulfobacteriota bacterium genome, the window CCTTTCTCATAGCCCGAGTGCAGGAGTATCGAGGTAATGGCTATCCCAACGGGTATCTTATGGAGGACCACGCCCGCGGAGGCGGCAAGGCCTATGGAGGGGCCCGCCTCGAAGCCCACGCCTATCACGACCCCGTCCATGAGCGAGTGCAGGGCTATGCCCGCGAACGCCGGGACGCCGATGGAGTGTACCTCGCACTCGTGCTCGCGGCAGGAGTGTATGGCGAGCACGTGCTCGAGGATGTAAAAACCCACAAGCGTCAGGAGCACGACCGTAAGGGCGTCGGGGTTCGCAAGAAGCGCCTCTGGCAGGAGGTGGTTAAAGGCAGCCGCGAGCACCACCCCGGCCGAAAAACTTACGAAGAGTACCGAGTTCTTCGTGGCCCACTCGTGCCTCGCGAGCACGAGCGAGGCGCCCCCGGCCACCGCCCCGCAGGCAGTAGCAGAGTATAAGATAGTATTAACGAGCTGCGTTTCCATCCCCCCGGGACCTCCCTCCCTTCCTCTCCTTATACCTCTTGAGCCTTACGACCTCTTCCCTCTCCCTCTCCTCTAAGACCCGCTCTATGGCCCTTATGCGCGTATTGAGCGCGGGCAATACCACCCCGTCTATGGCGTTTATCTTCCTCGTGTCGCTCCTTATAAGCTCACCCACGCGGCCGAGCCTCGCCTCGGGAGAGGCGAGATTTACCATCCCGTCCACGACCGTCTCGAAGGCTTTAGCCGCGTCCAGCGCCCCTGCCCTCTCGCCCACCGGAGAGACGCCCCTCGCTTCGAGACGCCTTACCACCGGCACAGAACTTATCTCCGGCACGTTAACGCCCCAGACGTTTTTGACCTCTATCTCGAGCGAGACCTTCCTCGCCGAGGCATGGGCGAACGAGTCGAGCGTATCTCCCCCCACCGCGCGCGTGAGCTCCAAACCCCTCTGTGCCCTGGCGAGGAGTTTTGAGAGCGCGTTCCTCCTCTCGATGCACTCGTCCACCAGGCCGAAGAACTCGCGCATGAGGGACTCTCTCCTCCCTTTAAGAAGCCCGTTGCCCGCATGAAGCGCTTCGTAGCTCTCCTTGAGCTTCATTAAGTTGTGTCTTGTCGACGCGGCAGCTTCCATCCGTTACCTCTTCAGCCTCGTAAGTTCGGTTGCGGGGAGTACCGAGAGTATCTCCCGGCCGAGGGTTAAAGTCTCTTCTATACCCCTCTCCTCCTCCCCCTGCCCGATGAACTTCCCCTCGAACGAGTCGGCGAACTTCAGATAAAGCCTGTCGAGCTCGGTGAGCCCCTCCTCTCCCACTATGGCGACGAGGCGTCTGGTGTCGCACCCCCTGGCATACGAGGCGTAGAGCTGGTCTGCGAGTCCGCGGTGTCCCTCACGGGTCTTGCCCTCGCCTATGCCGAGGTTCATCAATCGGGAGAGGCACGGGAGTGCGTCTATGGGCGGGTAGATCCCGCGGCGGTGCATGGCGCGGCTAAGCACAATCTGCCCTTCGGTTATGTAGCCGGTAAGGTCCGGTATGGGATGAGTTATGTCGTCTTCGGGCATGGTGAGTATCGGCATTATGGTGACCGAACCTTTGCCCCCTCCTTTAAGCCTCCCGGCCCTCTCGTAGAGCATGGCGAGGTCGGTGTACATGTAACCCGGATAGCCGCGCCTGCCGGGGATCTCCTCCCTGGCGCTCCCTATTTCGCGGAGCGCCTCGCAGTAGGCGGTCATGTCGGTCAGGACGACCATCACGTGGTAGCCCTTGTCGAATGCAAGGTACTCGGCGGCCCGGAGCGCTATCCTCGGGGTGAAGAGCCTCTCGACCGTCGGGTCGCTCGCGAGGTTTATGTATGAGACGGTCCTCTCCATGGCCCCGGCCTCTTCCAGCCCCTCTCTGAAGAAGAAGGCCTCCCTCGACGTTATGCCCATGGCGCCGAAGACCACGCAGAACTCTTCAGCCCCTTCTTCGCCCGCCACCTTTGCCTGCCGGGTAATCTGGAGGGCCAATTCGTTAGCGGGCAGCCCGGCGCCGGAGAATATGGGGAGCTTTTGGCCCCGGACGAGCGTATTAAGCCCGTCTATGGCCGAGATGCCGGTCTGGATGAACTCCGACGGCTTCTCCCTGGACGTCGGGTTCATGGGGAGGCCGTTTATGTCGAGCCGGGTCTCGGGCACGATAGGCGGCAGGCCGTCTATGGGCTCTCCGAGTCCGTTAAAGACCCTGCCGAATATGTCGGTGGAGAGGGACACCATGGCGCTCTCTCCCGTTGGTACGACCGAGCTCCTGTCGGCGTCTATGCCCGAGGTCCCCTCGAGGACCTGCACCACGGCGAGGTCCCCTTCTATCTTAAGTATCTGCCCTCTCCTCGTCTCGCCGTCGGGGAGCTTTACCTCGCACATCTCCGCGAAGCCGGCGCGGCTTATGCCGCGAACGAATATGAGCGGGCCGGATACGTCGCTTATCGTGCGGTACTCTCTTCTAATAAGGTCCATGCTACTCCATCCCGAAGAGCGTCGTTTCCATCTTACCTATAAGCTCCAGGGCCTTTTCCTTGAAGCCATCGTTCGGGAGCTCCTGCATCCTCATGAGTTCGGTCTTAAGCGGGCTTGCGATTATCTTTTCCAGATAGACCCCTTCTTTGAACGCCTTCAAGGCCGAGTCGAGGAAGGCGAAGACCGCCCGGAGCATCCAGTACTGTTTATCGAAGGTGGCGAAGGCGTCGTCCGGGTTAAAGACGCTCTGCCTCAGGAAGGCCTCCCTCGCCACGGTCGCGGCCTCGAGCGTTATACGGTCGGTCTCCTGCAGGGCCTCGAGCCCCACTATCTGGACGACCTTTTTAAGCTCGGCCTCCTGCTGGAGGAGAGAGACGAGCCTCGCCCTCTGCTCATGCATGTCCGGGGCGACTTCTTCCGCATACCAGTCCTCCAGCTGTCGGAGATACAGGCTGAAACTCTTCTCCCAGCTTACGGCCGGGAAGTGGCGGCGGTAGGCGAGGTCGGTATCGAGCGCCCATAAAGCTCCTGCGAACCTGAGCGAGGCCTGCGTAACGGGCTCGGAAAAATCCCCGCCGGGCGGGGAGACCGCGCTTATGACCGTGACCGAGCCGGTGCGGGATTCTCCACCTCCTCCGGTTCCCCCCCCTCCCAGGCACTCGACCCTGCCGGCCCTCTCGTAAAAGCTTCCGAGCCGGGTCGAGAGGTACGGGGGGTAGCCCTCCTCGCCGGGCATCTCCTCGAGCCGGGAGGAGATCTCGCGCAAGGCCTCGGCCCACCTCGATATGGAGTCCGCCATTATGGCCACGTTGTAGCCCATGTCTCGGAAGTACTCGGCTATGGTGATGCCCGTAAAGATGGACGCCTCCCTCGCGGCCACGGGCATGTTCGAGGTGTTGACTATCACGACGGTCCTCGTGCTCAATGGGTGCCCGGTGAAGGGGTCTTTGAGTTCCGGGAAGTCGGTCAGGACCTCTGTCATCTCGTTCCCCCTCTCGCCGCAGCCGACGTAGATGACTATCTCGGCGCGCGAGAACTTGGCTATGGTCTGCTCGACCACGGTCTTCCCGGTGCCGAACCCTCCGGGCACTATGGCCGTACCTCCCTCGGCGAGCGGGAGGAGCGTATCAAAGACCCTCTGGCCCGTTATAAAGGGGGTCCTGGGCGGAAGCCTGAGCGAGAAGGGCCGCTGGGCCCTTACGGGCCACTCGTGGTAGAGACCTATGGTGTCGCCGTTTTCGAGGATGCAGACCGGGGCCTCGCCGGAGACCGTCCCCTCTCTTATCTCCTTTATAACGCCGCCTTCGGTCCCCGGGGGGCCGGGGGGGACCATCACCCTGTGGGTTATGCACTCGGTCTCCTCGATAGTGCCGAGGACGTCTCCGGGGCCGACCCTGTCTCCCTTTTTCCTCTCGGGCCGGAACTCCCAAACCCTTTCCATGTCAAGTGGGGCAAGGGTAAGCCCTCTGGTTATAAAGTCCCTTTCGACCTCGCGCATGGCGTGGAGCGGCCTTT encodes:
- a CDS encoding ZIP family metal transporter, encoding METQLVNTILYSATACGAVAGGASLVLARHEWATKNSVLFVSFSAGVVLAAAFNHLLPEALLANPDALTVVLLTLVGFYILEHVLAIHSCREHECEVHSIGVPAFAGIALHSLMDGVVIGVGFEAGPSIGLAASAGVVLHKIPVGIAITSILLHSGYEKGKTALMAGVVALATPLGALGAYLLIRELAAPVLGALLAFSAGSFIYIGAADLLPETHKKLNPANILLVLAGVVLVYIIT
- a CDS encoding V-type ATP synthase subunit A, with the translated sequence MKEIRGKIYGVSGPAVVAEGMRGARMHTTCAVGEERLLGEIIKLDGERATLQVYEDTTGLRPGEEVVCSLKPLTVTLGPGLLTNVFDGIQRPLHAMREVERDFITRGLTLAPLDMERVWEFRPERKKGDRVGPGDVLGTIEETECITHRVMVPPGPPGTEGGVIKEIREGTVSGEAPVCILENGDTIGLYHEWPVRAQRPFSLRLPPRTPFITGQRVFDTLLPLAEGGTAIVPGGFGTGKTVVEQTIAKFSRAEIVIYVGCGERGNEMTEVLTDFPELKDPFTGHPLSTRTVVIVNTSNMPVAAREASIFTGITIAEYFRDMGYNVAIMADSISRWAEALREISSRLEEMPGEEGYPPYLSTRLGSFYERAGRVECLGGGGTGGGGESRTGSVTVISAVSPPGGDFSEPVTQASLRFAGALWALDTDLAYRRHFPAVSWEKSFSLYLRQLEDWYAEEVAPDMHEQRARLVSLLQQEAELKKVVQIVGLEALQETDRITLEAATVAREAFLRQSVFNPDDAFATFDKQYWMLRAVFAFLDSALKAFKEGVYLEKIIASPLKTELMRMQELPNDGFKEKALELIGKMETTLFGME
- a CDS encoding V-type ATP synthase subunit B → MDLIRREYRTISDVSGPLIFVRGISRAGFAEMCEVKLPDGETRRGQILKIEGDLAVVQVLEGTSGIDADRSSVVPTGESAMVSLSTDIFGRVFNGLGEPIDGLPPIVPETRLDINGLPMNPTSREKPSEFIQTGISAIDGLNTLVRGQKLPIFSGAGLPANELALQITRQAKVAGEEGAEEFCVVFGAMGITSREAFFFREGLEEAGAMERTVSYINLASDPTVERLFTPRIALRAAEYLAFDKGYHVMVVLTDMTAYCEALREIGSAREEIPGRRGYPGYMYTDLAMLYERAGRLKGGGKGSVTIMPILTMPEDDITHPIPDLTGYITEGQIVLSRAMHRRGIYPPIDALPCLSRLMNLGIGEGKTREGHRGLADQLYASYARGCDTRRLVAIVGEEGLTELDRLYLKFADSFEGKFIGQGEEERGIEETLTLGREILSVLPATELTRLKR
- a CDS encoding V-type ATP synthase subunit D, which produces MEAAASTRHNLMKLKESYEALHAGNGLLKGRRESLMREFFGLVDECIERRNALSKLLARAQRGLELTRAVGGDTLDSFAHASARKVSLEIEVKNVWGVNVPEISSVPVVRRLEARGVSPVGERAGALDAAKAFETVVDGMVNLASPEARLGRVGELIRSDTRKINAIDGVVLPALNTRIRAIERVLEEREREEVVRLKRYKERKGGRSRGDGNAAR